From Macaca mulatta isolate MMU2019108-1 chromosome 1, T2T-MMU8v2.0, whole genome shotgun sequence, the proteins below share one genomic window:
- the ZNF697 gene encoding zinc finger protein 697 isoform X2: protein MKQEDNQGVCAHQDSEDKGMGSDFEDSEDREGDPEEREMGSNPQDTNKREGHLEPEMGSNPQDSRHREAVPDTCTGGQLNEEEGVPVHGEEDAQSGVADMAMFPGLSESDSISRSLREEDESAGENRLEEEEEQPAPPVLPWRRHLSLGSRHRGDKPAHRRFHRLHHPMAMDLGELDSLVASIMDAPTICPDCGESFSPGAAFLQHQRIHRLAEAAAAASLEPFGLAGECDAMVGMMGVGVAGGFGAGPPLARPPREKPFRCGECGKGFSRNTYLTNHLRLHTGERPNLCADCGKSFSWRADLLKHRRLHTGEKPYPCPECGEAFSLSSHLLSHRRAHAAASGAGAAALRPFACGECGKGFVRRSHLANHQRIHTGEKPHGCGECGKRFSWRSDLVKHQRVHTGEKPYMCSECGETFSVSSHLFTHKRTHSGERPYVCRECGKGFGRNSHLVNHLRVHTGEKPFRCGQCEKRFSDFSTLTQHQRTHTGEKPYTCIECGKSFIQSSHLIRHRRIHTGNKPHKCAGCGKGFRYKTHLAQHQKLHLC from the exons ATGAAACAAGAAGATAATCAGGGTGTCTGTGCACACCAGGACTCAGAAGACAAAGGGATGGGTTCCGATTTTGAGGACTCTGAGGACAGGGAAGGGGacccagaagaaagagaaatgggcTCTAATCCACAGGACACAAACAAGAGAGAAGGCCATCTGGAGCCAGAGATGGGCTCCAACCCACAGGACTCAAGGCACAGGGAAGCAGTGCCCGACACCTGCACAG GGGGGCAGCTGAATGAGGAAGAAGGCGTTCCTGTCCATGGGGAAGAGGATGCCCAATCTGGTGTAGCTGACATGGCGATGTTCCCAGGACTGTCTGAGTCTGACAGCATATCCCGGAGCCTCCGGGAGGAGGACGAGAGTGCTGGGGAGAACcggctggaggaggaagaggagcagccGGCCCCTCCCGTACTTCCCTGGAGGCGACACCTCTCCCTGGGGAGTCGGCACCGAGGTGACAAGCCCGCCCACCGCCGCTTCCACCGGCTCCACCACCCCATGGCCATGGACCTCGGGGAGCTGGATAGCCTGGTGGCCAGCATCATGGACGCGCCCACCATCTGCCCCGACTGCGGGGAGAGCTTCAGTCCCGGCGCCGCCTTCCTGCAGCACCAGCGCATTCACCGTCTGGCGGAGGCCGCTGCCGCCGCCAGCCTGGAGCCCTTCGGCCTGGCGGGCGAGTGCGACGCGATGGTGGGCATGATGGGGGTGGGTGTGGCGGGGGGCTTCGGGGCCGGGCCCCCGCTGGCCAGGCCACCGCGCGAAAAGCCCTTCCGCTGCGGGGAGTGCGGCAAGGGCTTCAGCCGCAACACCTACCTGACCAACCACCTGCGCCTGCACACGGGCGAGCGGCCCAACCTGTGCGCCGACTGCGGCAAGAGCTTCAGCTGGCGCGCCGACCTGCTCAAGCACCGGCGCCTGCACACGGGCGAGAAGCCCTACCCGTGCCCAGAGTGCGGCGAGGCCTTCAGCCTCAGCTCGCATCTGCTGAGCCACCGGCGCGCGCACGCGGCTGCCAGCGGCGCGGGGGCGGCGGCGCTGCGGCCCTTCGCCTGCGGGGAGTGCGGCAAGGGCTTCGTGCGCCGTTCGCACCTGGCCAACCACCAGCGCATCCACACGGGCGAGAAGCCGCACGGCTGTGGCGAGTGCGGCAAGCGCTTCAGCTGGCGCTCGGACTTGGTGAAGCACCAGCGCGTGCACACGGGCGAGAAGCCCTACATGTGCTCCGAGTGCGGCGAGACCTTCAGCGTCAGCTCGCACCTCTTCACGCACAAGCGCACGCACTCGGGTGAGCGACCCTACGTGTGCCGCGAGTGCGGGAAGGGCTTCGGGCGTAACTCGCACCTGGTGAACCACCTGCGTGTGCACACCGGCGAGAAGCCCTTCCGCTGCGGCCAGTGCGAGAAGCGCTTCAGCGACTTCTCCACGCTCACGCAGCACCAGCGCACGCACACGGGCGAGAAGCCTTACACGTGCATCGAGTGCGGCAAGAGCTTTATCCAGAGCTCCCACCTGATCCGCCACCGCCGCATCCACACGGGCAACAAGCCGCACAAGTGCGCGGGCTGCGGCAAAGGCTTCCGCTACAAAACGCACCTCGCGCAGCACCAGAAGCTGCACCTGTGCTAG
- the ZNF697 gene encoding zinc finger protein 697 isoform X1: MRDSWSPPLPFSSWMKQEDNQGVCAHQDSEDKGMGSDFEDSEDREGDPEEREMGSNPQDTNKREGHLEPEMGSNPQDSRHREAVPDTCTGGQLNEEEGVPVHGEEDAQSGVADMAMFPGLSESDSISRSLREEDESAGENRLEEEEEQPAPPVLPWRRHLSLGSRHRGDKPAHRRFHRLHHPMAMDLGELDSLVASIMDAPTICPDCGESFSPGAAFLQHQRIHRLAEAAAAASLEPFGLAGECDAMVGMMGVGVAGGFGAGPPLARPPREKPFRCGECGKGFSRNTYLTNHLRLHTGERPNLCADCGKSFSWRADLLKHRRLHTGEKPYPCPECGEAFSLSSHLLSHRRAHAAASGAGAAALRPFACGECGKGFVRRSHLANHQRIHTGEKPHGCGECGKRFSWRSDLVKHQRVHTGEKPYMCSECGETFSVSSHLFTHKRTHSGERPYVCRECGKGFGRNSHLVNHLRVHTGEKPFRCGQCEKRFSDFSTLTQHQRTHTGEKPYTCIECGKSFIQSSHLIRHRRIHTGNKPHKCAGCGKGFRYKTHLAQHQKLHLC; the protein is encoded by the exons GGATTCCTGGTCACCTCCCTTGCCCTTTTCTTCCTGGATGAAACAAGAAGATAATCAGGGTGTCTGTGCACACCAGGACTCAGAAGACAAAGGGATGGGTTCCGATTTTGAGGACTCTGAGGACAGGGAAGGGGacccagaagaaagagaaatgggcTCTAATCCACAGGACACAAACAAGAGAGAAGGCCATCTGGAGCCAGAGATGGGCTCCAACCCACAGGACTCAAGGCACAGGGAAGCAGTGCCCGACACCTGCACAG GGGGGCAGCTGAATGAGGAAGAAGGCGTTCCTGTCCATGGGGAAGAGGATGCCCAATCTGGTGTAGCTGACATGGCGATGTTCCCAGGACTGTCTGAGTCTGACAGCATATCCCGGAGCCTCCGGGAGGAGGACGAGAGTGCTGGGGAGAACcggctggaggaggaagaggagcagccGGCCCCTCCCGTACTTCCCTGGAGGCGACACCTCTCCCTGGGGAGTCGGCACCGAGGTGACAAGCCCGCCCACCGCCGCTTCCACCGGCTCCACCACCCCATGGCCATGGACCTCGGGGAGCTGGATAGCCTGGTGGCCAGCATCATGGACGCGCCCACCATCTGCCCCGACTGCGGGGAGAGCTTCAGTCCCGGCGCCGCCTTCCTGCAGCACCAGCGCATTCACCGTCTGGCGGAGGCCGCTGCCGCCGCCAGCCTGGAGCCCTTCGGCCTGGCGGGCGAGTGCGACGCGATGGTGGGCATGATGGGGGTGGGTGTGGCGGGGGGCTTCGGGGCCGGGCCCCCGCTGGCCAGGCCACCGCGCGAAAAGCCCTTCCGCTGCGGGGAGTGCGGCAAGGGCTTCAGCCGCAACACCTACCTGACCAACCACCTGCGCCTGCACACGGGCGAGCGGCCCAACCTGTGCGCCGACTGCGGCAAGAGCTTCAGCTGGCGCGCCGACCTGCTCAAGCACCGGCGCCTGCACACGGGCGAGAAGCCCTACCCGTGCCCAGAGTGCGGCGAGGCCTTCAGCCTCAGCTCGCATCTGCTGAGCCACCGGCGCGCGCACGCGGCTGCCAGCGGCGCGGGGGCGGCGGCGCTGCGGCCCTTCGCCTGCGGGGAGTGCGGCAAGGGCTTCGTGCGCCGTTCGCACCTGGCCAACCACCAGCGCATCCACACGGGCGAGAAGCCGCACGGCTGTGGCGAGTGCGGCAAGCGCTTCAGCTGGCGCTCGGACTTGGTGAAGCACCAGCGCGTGCACACGGGCGAGAAGCCCTACATGTGCTCCGAGTGCGGCGAGACCTTCAGCGTCAGCTCGCACCTCTTCACGCACAAGCGCACGCACTCGGGTGAGCGACCCTACGTGTGCCGCGAGTGCGGGAAGGGCTTCGGGCGTAACTCGCACCTGGTGAACCACCTGCGTGTGCACACCGGCGAGAAGCCCTTCCGCTGCGGCCAGTGCGAGAAGCGCTTCAGCGACTTCTCCACGCTCACGCAGCACCAGCGCACGCACACGGGCGAGAAGCCTTACACGTGCATCGAGTGCGGCAAGAGCTTTATCCAGAGCTCCCACCTGATCCGCCACCGCCGCATCCACACGGGCAACAAGCCGCACAAGTGCGCGGGCTGCGGCAAAGGCTTCCGCTACAAAACGCACCTCGCGCAGCACCAGAAGCTGCACCTGTGCTAG